A stretch of DNA from Polyangia bacterium:
AGACCGCCGATCACCAGTTCGTCGACACGCTGATGGTGACCAACACGGTGGCGGCGCGCGGTCTCGGCAATCGTCCCGGCGAATGGAATTTCCTCTCCGGGCCAAAGTTTCCTTATGGCAAGCGGCAGATGGCCCTGCCCATCTGGGCCCACGCCCGCAACCACCTTTACCCGCAGGTCGTCATGCAAGACGGGATGGAAGATTGGCTCGGCTGGCACGAGTCGATCTCGTCCGAGGATCTTTATTACTGCCGCCCGGTGCGGGCGCAGGAGATCGACGTCGACGCCATCACTTGCCCGACCAAGTTCAACAGCGCCAAGGGCAAGATCGATCCGACGCTGCCGATGGTGTACTACCCGCCGCGCAACGATCTGACGGCGTTCACTAGCCGCGACTGCGATCTGCCGTACGCCCAGCTGCCGTGCCCGCGCAGCGGTGAAATGTATTCGACGATGAACGATCTCGACGCGGTGGCGGCGGCGACGCCCGCGTACGGACGGCCTTACAGCGGCACCTGGCCCATCCCGGCCACCCAGGCGCCGGGTGACTATGCGCTGATGATCGAGGTGAACAAGGAATATGACGTCAACGCCGCCCACACCCACCCGGCATTTGAGGACCCGCGGTTGCTCGGCTACGGTATCAACAACAACTTTGGCCAGCCGGCGGTGGTGTGGCGCGTGCCGTTCGACGTGACCAATCCAAGGGAGGTGGCGGCGGATCAGATTTACGGCTACGGCGCCTGGGACGGCGCGAATGGCGCCATTGCGCCCCGCGATCAGACCATCACCGCCGGCGTGGCCGGAGCGGGCGAGGGGCGGTTGATGACAATCCGTGGGGCGAACGGAACCAGCGGTCGCGTGCTGGTCAGCGTCGAGCAATGCGACACCGTCGAGCCTCCTGTTCCGGACGGCGGCGAGGGCAGCGACGCGAGGGGCTTGGGTGGCCGCGGCGGCGGTGGTGGCGCGGATGGCGCGACGGTCTGCGACGACACCAGCGAGCTGTCGCCCGTGTCGGACCTCAGCATTGACCCCACGACGCTGACGGCGACCACCGTTCGCGTGGTGTTCACGGGCGCTCCCAGCGCGTCGCAGCCGTCCGACTATGAAGTGCGCTACAGCGTCGGTAAGTCATTGACCGATGACGATTTTTTGCACCAGGCGATCAGCGCCCCGCAGGTCATGCTGGACGGAGGCGGGACCTCGGTGTCGGTGGTGCTGCCCGATCTAAAGCCGTCCACGTCGTACGCGGTGGGCGTCAAGTACCAGGGCGATTGCGCCCGCAAGTCGCAGCTGGCCTGGATCACCTTCGACACCACCGGCGCCAAGTTCAAGCAGCTGTCCGGTTGCTTCATCGCCACGGCGGCCTACGGGTCAGCGCTCGATCCGGCGGTGGATGCCATGCGCCAGGTGCGCGATGACCTCACCAGGCGCAGCCCTCTCTTCGCCGCCGCCGCGGATCTGTACTATCGGTCGGGTCCGGCCGCGGCGGCGGTCCTGAAACAAAGCCAGACCGCCCGGGCCGTGGTTCGCCGGCTTTTGGGCCCCGCGGCCGCCCTTGCAACAATTGCAGCTGGGCGTTGACTTTCGGATCGGTCTCCCTATAATCCTCGCCTTCCCGCCGGGACCCCCTTGGCGGGCGCCGTCTGCC
This window harbors:
- a CDS encoding CFI-box-CTERM domain-containing protein; this translates as MSRGAVPRLSLLALGCVCIGALPSPARADNCQLLRFSFQPDCFRSADGVTCVQSVDKLDLGPQIAVWVETADHQFVDTLMVTNTVAARGLGNRPGEWNFLSGPKFPYGKRQMALPIWAHARNHLYPQVVMQDGMEDWLGWHESISSEDLYYCRPVRAQEIDVDAITCPTKFNSAKGKIDPTLPMVYYPPRNDLTAFTSRDCDLPYAQLPCPRSGEMYSTMNDLDAVAAATPAYGRPYSGTWPIPATQAPGDYALMIEVNKEYDVNAAHTHPAFEDPRLLGYGINNNFGQPAVVWRVPFDVTNPREVAADQIYGYGAWDGANGAIAPRDQTITAGVAGAGEGRLMTIRGANGTSGRVLVSVEQCDTVEPPVPDGGEGSDARGLGGRGGGGGADGATVCDDTSELSPVSDLSIDPTTLTATTVRVVFTGAPSASQPSDYEVRYSVGKSLTDDDFLHQAISAPQVMLDGGGTSVSVVLPDLKPSTSYAVGVKYQGDCARKSQLAWITFDTTGAKFKQLSGCFIATAAYGSALDPAVDAMRQVRDDLTRRSPLFAAAADLYYRSGPAAAAVLKQSQTARAVVRRLLGPAAALATIAAGR